From one Brachypodium distachyon strain Bd21 chromosome 4, Brachypodium_distachyon_v3.0, whole genome shotgun sequence genomic stretch:
- the LOC106866672 gene encoding E3 ubiquitin-protein ligase SINA-like 10: MAESHKRMRTSPGNGNAMVVVKKEPAQSPDAGQASSSSAQGSDGRDDTSATSIAAVKDANKLDCSECAAPLKTPIYKCEAAGHKVCSACRGSGNPCRACGSNNGAAASSYTRCGDDLDGLARALKVACPHKPYVCKKRVPCLDVDDHRLCCPDAPCSCSIPPCSGGFLGSPMAVHDHLTGPAHSWPRTVIDTDYRGKALQLGLTLSGPESRQLLVSKEDDSVFVLLAAAAAARVSLTCLRASAAAAAGPHYWAVLWAHATKDPVTGKVDRQQDEFTVQSRRSPREIGAGEDDGTLVSLKRKYLHGCGEEERKILLYVRIFKLKSPSASSSAR, translated from the exons ATGGCGGAGTCGCACAAGAGGATGCGAACAAGCCCTGGCAACGGCAACGCCATGGTGGTGGTGAAGAAAGAACCGGCCCAAAGTCCCGACGCAGGCCAAGCATCAAGCAGCAGCGCGCAAGGATCGGACGGCCGCGACGACACCAGCGCAACAAGCATCGCCGCGGTCAAGGATGCGAACAAGCTCGACTGCTCCGAGTGCGCCGCCCCCCTCAAAACCCCCATCTACAAG TGCGAGGCTGCCGGGCACAAGGTGTGCTccgcctgccgcggcagcggcaaccCATGCCGGGCGTGCGGCAGCAAcaatggcgccgccgcgtcgtcgtACACGCGCTGCGGCGACGACCTGGACGGGCTGGCGCGCGCCCTGAAAGTCGCCTGCCCTCACAAGCCCTACGTCTGCAAGAAACGGGTCCCCTGCCTCGACGTCGACGACCACCGCCTCTGCTGCCCCGACGCGCCCTGCTCCTGCTCCATCCCCCCCTGCTCCGGCGGCTTCCTGGGCTCGCCAATGGCGGTCCACGACCACCTAACCGGGCCGGCCCACTCCTGGCCCAGGACCGTCATCGACACCGACTACCGCGGCAAGGCCCTGCAGCTCGGCCTGACGTTGAGCGGCCCAGAGAGCCGCCAGCTGCTGGTCTCCAAGGAAGACGACTCCGTCTTCGttcttctcgccgccgccgccgccgccagggtgTCGCTGACGTGCCTgagggcgtcggcggcggcggcggcgggcccgcATTACTGGGCCGTGCTCTGGGCCCACGCGACCAAGGACCCGGTCACCGGCAAGGTGGACCGGCAGCAGGATGAATTCACGGTCCAgagccgccgctcgccgcgcgagatcggcgccggggaagacgacgGGACGCTCGTGTCGCTCAAGCGCAAGTACCTGCACGGGTGcggcgaggaagagaggaagatCCTGCTCTACGTCCGCATTTTTAAGCTCAAATCCCCTTCTGCATCGAGCTCGGCCAGGTAA